In one Candidatus Omnitrophota bacterium genomic region, the following are encoded:
- a CDS encoding pyridoxal phosphate-dependent aminotransferase, translating to MRLAKRVSDIAGSVTLEIAAKAKKMVFEGADVVSLSAGEPDFDTPLHIKEAAKQAIDKGFTKYTPSSGTLELREAISRKFKADNSLDYSPSQIVVSNGAKHSLNNVIQVLCEEGDEVIIPSPYWLSYPPMVKMAAARPVYLETDRAACFKVTERSLTSRLTKNTRCLILNSPSNPTGSVYNAEELKMIARLAVKHNFFVLSDEIYEKLIYDNKKCVSIASLDKDIYGLAITVNGLSKSYSMTGWRIGYAAGPLDVMKAVANLQSHAASNPVSISQKAALEALTGSQECVEEMRVEFQKRRDYMVARINSMKGISCDKPEGAFYLFCDISKLKIGSIDASKRLLDEAKVAVVPGGPFGADHFVRLSFATGMEKIKKGLDRIEGWVDKNG from the coding sequence ATGAGGCTTGCCAAAAGAGTGTCGGATATCGCAGGATCGGTCACGCTTGAAATAGCCGCTAAGGCCAAAAAGATGGTTTTCGAGGGTGCCGATGTAGTAAGCTTGTCGGCGGGCGAACCGGATTTCGACACGCCTTTGCACATTAAAGAAGCGGCAAAGCAGGCTATCGATAAAGGTTTTACCAAATATACCCCATCAAGCGGTACGCTTGAGTTAAGGGAGGCCATATCGCGCAAGTTCAAAGCCGATAATTCGCTCGATTACAGTCCTTCGCAGATAGTCGTTTCGAACGGCGCGAAACATTCTCTCAATAACGTTATCCAGGTTTTATGCGAGGAAGGCGACGAAGTCATAATACCGTCGCCTTACTGGTTGAGTTATCCCCCGATGGTCAAGATGGCCGCAGCCCGTCCTGTATACTTAGAAACGGACAGGGCCGCCTGTTTTAAGGTGACCGAGAGGTCGCTTACGTCCAGGCTTACGAAGAATACCAGGTGCCTTATATTGAACAGCCCCTCCAATCCGACCGGCTCGGTTTACAACGCGGAAGAGCTGAAGATGATAGCCCGGCTTGCTGTCAAACACAATTTTTTTGTACTAAGCGACGAGATATACGAGAAACTTATCTACGATAATAAAAAATGCGTATCTATAGCGTCTTTGGATAAAGATATCTATGGACTCGCTATAACGGTTAACGGATTATCGAAGAGCTATTCCATGACAGGATGGCGGATAGGATATGCGGCAGGACCTTTAGATGTAATGAAGGCTGTGGCCAATCTCCAGAGCCACGCGGCTTCGAACCCTGTTTCCATAAGCCAGAAAGCGGCGCTTGAGGCATTGACCGGCAGCCAGGAATGCGTGGAAGAGATGAGGGTCGAATTTCAGAAGCGGCGCGATTATATGGTAGCCCGCATAAATAGCATGAAAGGGATATCCTGCGATAAACCTGAAGGCGCTTTCTATCTCTTTTGCGACATATCCAAGCTTAAGATAGGATCGATAGACGCTTCAAAACGTCTCCTTGACGAGGCTAAAGTAGCTGTGGTGCCGGGCGGACCGTTCGGGGCAGATCATTTCGTACGGTTAAGCTTCGCGACCGGCATGGAGAAGATAAAAAAAGGATTGGACAGGATAGAGGGATGGGTGGATAAAAATGGGTAA